The Blautia hydrogenotrophica DSM 10507 genome window below encodes:
- a CDS encoding MerR family transcriptional regulator yields MRSVKEISDLTGISVRTLHYYDEIGLLKPTEKSGAGYRLYDDKALETLQQILFFREFDIPLKEIKAVMDNPVLKRNQILQMQRNMLIAKKERMERLISSIDDILKGENKMDFAVFSKTEMEEMFQTMFEHMPANMRNLAVKEFGSIEEWKKHYMEALSSEEMQKGYAKVVEWYGGKENFLSAANNPVSKEVAESYNKRVEVVLQKLSAKKECDTASFEVKEVVGEYGFVMKQLSQIKSEKGLMLAQAQYYRNEKIKPIIDEKYGEGASEFFVKAIEAFYENK; encoded by the coding sequence ATGAGGTCAGTAAAAGAAATATCAGATTTAACAGGTATCAGCGTACGCACGCTCCACTATTATGATGAGATCGGATTATTGAAGCCGACGGAAAAAAGCGGAGCGGGATACCGGCTTTATGACGATAAGGCTCTGGAAACCTTGCAGCAGATTTTATTTTTCCGTGAATTTGATATTCCTCTGAAAGAGATCAAAGCTGTCATGGACAACCCGGTTCTGAAAAGAAATCAGATTTTGCAGATGCAGCGAAACATGCTGATTGCAAAAAAAGAACGTATGGAACGTCTGATTTCCAGCATTGATGACATTCTGAAAGGAGAGAATAAAATGGATTTTGCGGTTTTCAGTAAAACAGAAATGGAAGAGATGTTTCAAACCATGTTTGAACATATGCCGGCTAATATGAGAAATCTTGCAGTGAAAGAGTTCGGAAGTATTGAAGAATGGAAAAAGCATTATATGGAGGCACTTTCATCAGAAGAAATGCAGAAAGGTTATGCAAAGGTTGTTGAGTGGTATGGCGGAAAAGAAAATTTCTTGTCAGCTGCAAACAATCCTGTCAGCAAGGAAGTGGCAGAAAGTTATAACAAACGAGTGGAGGTGGTTCTGCAAAAACTAAGCGCAAAGAAGGAATGTGACACAGCTTCCTTTGAGGTTAAGGAGGTGGTCGGAGAATATGGATTTGTGATGAAACAGTTATCGCAGATAAAAAGCGAGAAAGGGCTTATGCTGGCACAGGCACAATACTATCGCAACGAAAAAATAAAGCCCATAATAGATGAAAAATATGGTGAAGGAGCTTCCGAATTTTTTGTGAAGGCAATAGAAGCCTTTTATGAAAACAAATAA
- a CDS encoding helix-turn-helix transcriptional regulator: MKNRLEELRKQKGIKQEELANALEVSRQTIGSLENGRYNPSIQLAFKIARYFHMTIEEIFIYEEEE; encoded by the coding sequence ATGAAAAACCGGCTGGAAGAGCTGCGTAAGCAAAAGGGAATCAAACAGGAAGAGTTGGCAAATGCCTTGGAAGTATCAAGGCAGACGATCGGTTCTTTGGAAAATGGGCGCTATAATCCGTCGATTCAGTTAGCATTCAAAATCGCCCGATATTTTCATATGACGATTGAAGAAATCTTTATTTATGAGGAGGAAGAGTGA
- a CDS encoding DUF6442 family protein: MKSRITKYTTVVFGLVLVAVGLYLIKTSGDPQGMMRALPYVCIGIGCGLFGHGMGNMISERAIYGDPELKKKLDIEKNDERNLAIANNAKGKAFDMMTFVFGALMVSFALMGVDMIAVLLLVFAYLFVHGFEIYYRLKFDREM, from the coding sequence ATGAAGTCTAGGATAACAAAATACACAACGGTCGTTTTTGGTTTGGTCTTGGTGGCAGTAGGTTTATACTTAATAAAAACAAGCGGAGATCCGCAGGGGATGATGAGAGCGCTGCCCTATGTCTGCATTGGCATTGGGTGCGGCTTGTTTGGGCATGGCATGGGCAATATGATTTCTGAACGGGCAATCTATGGCGATCCAGAATTAAAGAAAAAGCTGGATATTGAAAAAAATGATGAGCGCAACCTGGCGATCGCGAACAATGCCAAGGGAAAGGCATTTGATATGATGACTTTCGTCTTTGGCGCTTTAATGGTATCCTTTGCTCTTATGGGAGTAGACATGATTGCCGTACTTCTGCTTGTCTTTGCATATCTCTTTGTTCATGGTTTTGAAATTTATTATCGCCTTAAGTTTGATAGGGAGATGTGA
- a CDS encoding RNA polymerase sigma factor, translated as MTDKELVQKVHNGNQEALGDIIERYYEDIFRFCLYMVREEEEAYDITQETFLKFIKYGSSYRRNNLKGYLLTIARNLCFSFFRKQKESNQSCKCEWIEKIPEQKDKIQDLETSIYLQRLLNELSLENREVVILRIYEELKFKDIAKIAGCSVSTVKSRFRLGVQHLKKMMEEEHEKF; from the coding sequence ATGACAGATAAAGAACTTGTGCAAAAAGTTCACAATGGTAATCAAGAGGCTTTGGGGGATATTATAGAGCGATATTATGAGGATATATTTCGATTCTGTTTGTATATGGTTCGAGAAGAAGAGGAGGCTTATGACATTACTCAGGAGACATTTTTAAAATTTATTAAGTATGGTTCCTCCTACCGCCGGAACAATTTAAAGGGATATTTATTAACAATTGCAAGAAATCTATGCTTCAGCTTTTTTCGGAAACAAAAGGAATCTAACCAGTCCTGCAAATGTGAATGGATTGAAAAAATTCCAGAGCAGAAAGATAAAATACAGGATTTAGAAACATCAATTTATTTGCAAAGGCTATTGAACGAGCTTTCATTGGAAAATAGGGAAGTTGTCATTTTACGAATCTATGAAGAATTGAAATTCAAAGATATAGCAAAGATAGCTGGGTGCAGTGTTTCAACTGTAAAATCAAGATTCCGTTTAGGAGTGCAGCATTTAAAGAAAATGATGGAGGAGGAACATGAAAAATTCTGA
- a CDS encoding ABC transporter ATP-binding protein produces MHELKLMDVQKKYKEKEAVRQFTFTFTNGVYGLLGENGAGKTTLMRLICGILQPTNGTITCDNIRIAEMGADYRRLLGYLPQDFGYYGEFTANRFLNYMAALKALPADYVQGRIEELLELVDLKDMKNRKLKTYSGGMLRRIGIAQALLNEPEILILDEPTAGLDPKERVRFRNIISSLGKNRIVLFSTHIVSDVEYIADRILILKSGGLIGQGTESEIMNDVKGHVWQCVVPEREVQKINEKYIVSNLRNSGENVELRIISEFQPMNEAKYAEATLEDAYLYQMGKTPASIGGE; encoded by the coding sequence ATGCATGAGTTGAAGCTAATGGATGTACAGAAGAAATATAAGGAAAAAGAGGCGGTCAGGCAGTTTACATTTACTTTTACAAATGGAGTTTATGGTTTGCTGGGAGAGAATGGCGCAGGAAAGACAACGCTGATGAGATTGATTTGTGGCATTTTACAGCCTACAAACGGAACGATAACCTGTGACAATATCCGTATAGCGGAAATGGGGGCGGATTATCGCAGGTTATTGGGATATCTTCCACAGGACTTTGGGTATTATGGAGAATTTACTGCAAATCGCTTTTTGAATTATATGGCAGCTCTGAAAGCGCTTCCAGCAGATTATGTCCAAGGCCGAATAGAAGAATTATTGGAACTGGTCGATTTGAAAGATATGAAAAATAGAAAGCTGAAAACATATTCCGGAGGGATGCTTCGCAGAATCGGTATTGCGCAAGCACTCTTAAATGAGCCGGAGATTTTGATTTTGGATGAACCAACTGCGGGGCTTGACCCAAAAGAAAGGGTACGGTTTCGCAATATAATCAGTTCATTGGGAAAAAATAGAATCGTATTGTTTTCCACACACATTGTGTCAGATGTGGAATATATTGCAGATCGTATCTTGATTCTGAAAAGTGGCGGTTTAATCGGACAGGGAACTGAAAGTGAGATCATGAATGATGTGAAAGGTCATGTTTGGCAGTGTGTTGTTCCAGAACGAGAAGTACAGAAAATAAATGAAAAGTATATTGTGAGTAATTTAAGAAACAGTGGAGAAAATGTGGAATTGCGTATTATATCGGAATTTCAGCCGATGAACGAAGCGAAATATGCAGAGGCGACTTTGGAGGATGCATACCTTTATCAGATGGGGAAGACTCCCGCCTCTATAGGTGGTGAGTAA
- a CDS encoding multidrug transporter, producing MRLYKMEVYKRCHKKVFLMGILAAIGLMLLYFWFAEVGGEIAVVGDKSYVGYEAVQINKEITSEFEGIITNEKISEIVDKYGIPTKLTENMPGWRDGNYLNDFVVRYFTNGCWETGTIPTQTYTLEKSEMYQVCQSEGIIPVLAYTKGWQVFVEMLQFGLILGSVLIIFSISTVFAEEEQIKMLPIIFTTEEGKRKDITAKIFAAFSLTVFVFLGIVLFDFILCGIVYGLNGYENLAGVVLGDKMLRVVYQQEFLEYLLKLLLLNLQGLLLLCAVTLCVSAGCSSSFIAVIISAVCWGIPILLRMFLTGIISIIIYATPLFLVMRETVNDMVAFWQLVLFISVFAGVVCTIMGYRKYKIKEA from the coding sequence ATGCGATTGTATAAGATGGAAGTTTACAAACGATGTCATAAAAAAGTGTTTTTAATGGGCATTTTGGCTGCAATAGGGCTGATGCTGTTATATTTCTGGTTTGCGGAAGTTGGTGGAGAAATAGCAGTAGTAGGGGATAAATCTTATGTGGGATATGAAGCTGTTCAGATAAACAAGGAGATTACAAGTGAGTTTGAAGGGATTATTACGAATGAAAAAATCAGCGAAATTGTTGATAAATACGGCATTCCAACGAAATTGACGGAGAATATGCCAGGCTGGAGAGATGGAAATTATTTAAATGATTTTGTTGTTCGCTATTTTACAAATGGCTGCTGGGAAACTGGAACAATACCTACACAGACGTATACTTTGGAAAAATCAGAAATGTATCAAGTGTGCCAAAGTGAAGGAATTATCCCTGTTTTAGCATATACAAAGGGATGGCAGGTGTTTGTAGAAATGCTGCAATTTGGTCTTATTTTAGGAAGTGTTTTAATTATTTTCAGTATTTCGACAGTGTTTGCGGAAGAAGAACAGATAAAGATGCTGCCAATTATTTTTACAACAGAGGAAGGAAAAAGAAAAGACATTACAGCAAAAATTTTTGCAGCGTTTTCTTTGACAGTTTTTGTTTTCTTGGGTATTGTGTTGTTTGATTTTATACTATGTGGTATTGTTTATGGCTTAAATGGATATGAAAATCTGGCTGGGGTAGTGTTAGGGGACAAAATGCTCAGAGTGGTATATCAACAGGAATTTTTGGAATATTTGCTTAAGCTGCTGCTTTTGAATTTGCAGGGGCTATTATTGTTGTGTGCGGTTACATTATGTGTTTCTGCTGGATGCAGCAGTTCTTTTATAGCAGTGATTATATCGGCAGTATGCTGGGGGATACCTATATTGCTTAGGATGTTCTTAACCGGAATCATTTCAATCATTATATATGCTACGCCGTTATTTTTGGTTATGCGGGAAACAGTAAATGATATGGTTGCTTTTTGGCAGCTTGTCTTATTTATAAGTGTTTTTGCGGGAGTTGTTTGCACAATTATGGGATATCGAAAGTACAAAATAAAAGAGGCCTAG
- a CDS encoding TetR/AcrR family transcriptional regulator, whose protein sequence is MGKKGDETKRFILEKALSLFAEKGFKNVTMKDICMETGLSRGGLYRHYESTHQIFSEIVDTLMSRQDNELSEKMKNKVPAPIILDEILERYKKEMLDSSGSLSIAILEFYSENQSDNNDNMLFKQYLYSKEMWKNFISYGVERGEFKKVDSEEMIDLIIFSYQGVRMFATILPIDEHIPERLISHVKKALLGG, encoded by the coding sequence ATGGGAAAAAAAGGAGACGAAACCAAAAGGTTTATTTTAGAAAAGGCATTGTCTTTATTTGCAGAAAAGGGATTTAAAAATGTTACAATGAAAGACATTTGCATGGAAACCGGATTAAGCAGAGGCGGGCTTTACAGACACTACGAAAGTACACATCAAATTTTTTCTGAAATTGTAGATACTCTTATGAGCAGACAAGACAATGAACTTTCTGAAAAAATGAAAAATAAAGTTCCGGCACCTATAATTCTTGATGAAATTCTAGAACGGTACAAAAAAGAAATGTTGGATAGTTCCGGCTCTTTAAGTATAGCAATATTAGAATTTTATAGTGAAAATCAATCGGATAACAATGATAATATGCTTTTTAAACAATATCTCTATTCCAAAGAGATGTGGAAAAATTTCATATCTTACGGAGTGGAACGAGGAGAATTTAAAAAGGTTGACAGTGAAGAAATGATTGACTTAATTATTTTTTCTTATCAAGGGGTGCGGATGTTTGCAACGATACTGCCAATTGATGAACATATACCGGAACGGTTAATCAGCCATGTGAAAAAAGCACTTTTAGGAGGGTGA
- a CDS encoding nucleoside phosphorylase, whose translation MVTVFRKFSHEEAAFINPEDTTRQDPNFPELCVSTFSENIINKFASIKNVKVIGWLYSANGNIPIYEILYKNTRIAFFLSRVGAPACAAGIEEVIALGTKKLVLFGSCGVLNEEAANGKIIVPTAAIRDEGTSYHYIEAADEILADRKSVDTLIKCLKKCGYPYVKGKTWTTDAIYRETKSLISERKAAGCVAVEMECAAALAVTQFRKLPFAQFLFGADNLDTSQWEPRDLVEYGLSSAEKYFALAFECVLEL comes from the coding sequence ATGGTGACTGTTTTTAGAAAGTTCTCACATGAAGAAGCGGCATTTATCAACCCAGAAGATACGACAAGACAAGATCCGAATTTTCCGGAGCTATGCGTATCTACATTTTCTGAGAATATTATAAACAAGTTTGCCTCTATAAAAAATGTAAAAGTGATAGGGTGGCTCTATTCTGCAAATGGGAATATCCCTATTTATGAAATATTGTATAAGAATACCCGGATTGCTTTTTTCTTATCCAGGGTCGGTGCGCCTGCGTGTGCTGCGGGGATAGAAGAAGTCATTGCGTTAGGGACAAAGAAGTTAGTTTTATTTGGGAGTTGTGGAGTATTAAATGAAGAAGCAGCTAATGGAAAAATCATAGTCCCAACAGCAGCCATCCGCGATGAAGGAACAAGCTACCATTATATAGAAGCCGCTGATGAAATTTTAGCTGACAGAAAATCGGTGGATACATTGATTAAGTGTTTAAAAAAATGTGGTTATCCTTATGTAAAAGGAAAAACATGGACGACTGACGCTATTTATAGGGAGACAAAATCCCTAATCAGTGAGCGAAAAGCTGCGGGCTGTGTTGCGGTTGAAATGGAGTGTGCTGCTGCTTTAGCCGTAACTCAATTCCGTAAACTGCCCTTTGCACAGTTTTTATTTGGGGCCGATAATTTGGATACTTCTCAATGGGAACCGCGAGATTTAGTTGAATACGGATTATCAAGCGCAGAAAAATATTTCGCACTGGCATTTGAATGTGTGCTTGAATTATAA